A genomic window from Xenorhabdus cabanillasii includes:
- the skp gene encoding molecular chaperone Skp — protein MKKVLCAASFGIALAFSAGVQAAEKIAIVNVGEIFQQLPAHEAAAKQLENEFKGRASDLQRMESDLQSQLQKLQRDGSTMKASEREKLEKEVLTKRNEFAQKAQAFENDNRRRQMEERNKLLGRIQDAVKVVAGKEGYDLVLDANTAVYAASGKDITSEVLKQVK, from the coding sequence GTGAAGAAAGTACTGTGTGCAGCAAGCTTTGGTATCGCATTAGCTTTTTCTGCTGGTGTTCAGGCGGCAGAAAAAATCGCTATCGTGAATGTTGGTGAAATATTCCAACAACTGCCTGCTCATGAAGCTGCTGCAAAACAGCTGGAAAACGAGTTTAAAGGCCGTGCATCCGATTTACAGCGCATGGAATCCGACTTGCAGTCTCAGCTCCAAAAATTGCAGCGTGATGGTTCAACCATGAAGGCAAGTGAGCGCGAAAAATTAGAAAAGGAAGTGCTGACTAAGCGCAATGAATTTGCACAAAAAGCACAGGCTTTTGAAAATGATAACCGTCGTCGTCAAATGGAAGAACGTAACAAGCTCTTGGGTCGAATTCAGGATGCAGTTAAAGTGGTTGCAGGTAAAGAAGGTTATGACCTTGTTCTTGATGCAAATACCGCAGTATATGCTGCATCTGGCAAAGACATTACCTCAGAAGTATTGAAACAGGTTAAGTAA
- the lpxD gene encoding UDP-3-O-(3-hydroxymyristoyl)glucosamine N-acyltransferase has product MVSIRLADLAQQLNARLHGDGNTVITGIAPMYSANSEQITFLSDSRYTEKLAECRAAAVVLREADLPYCKVAALVVDNPYLAYARMAQIMDTTPQPAQDIHSSAVISPEATLGRNVAIGANAVIESGVVLGDNVIIGAGCFIGKNVRIGTGTRLWANVSVYHNVEIGEQCLIQSGAVIGSDGFGYANDRGNWIKIPQLGTVMIGDRVEIGSCTTIDRGALDNTVIGNGVIIDNQCQIAHNVTIGDNTAIAGGVILAGSLKIGRYCMIGGASAINGHMEICDKVTVTGMSMVIRPITEPGIYSSGIPAQQNKVWRKTAALVMNINEMNKRLKSMERQLEGDSK; this is encoded by the coding sequence ATGGTTTCAATTCGATTGGCTGACCTTGCTCAGCAGTTGAATGCGCGATTGCATGGTGATGGCAATACCGTCATCACTGGTATTGCTCCCATGTATTCAGCAAATAGCGAACAAATTACATTTTTATCGGATAGCCGTTACACTGAGAAACTTGCAGAGTGCCGGGCAGCGGCTGTTGTGTTACGTGAAGCTGATTTGCCTTATTGTAAGGTTGCAGCGCTGGTGGTTGATAATCCTTATCTTGCCTATGCACGCATGGCGCAAATCATGGATACAACACCACAACCTGCGCAGGATATCCATTCATCAGCAGTGATTTCTCCAGAAGCAACATTGGGCAGAAATGTTGCAATTGGGGCAAATGCAGTTATCGAATCAGGTGTTGTGCTTGGTGATAACGTTATCATTGGTGCAGGTTGTTTTATTGGCAAAAATGTGCGCATTGGCACAGGAACTCGCCTTTGGGCCAATGTTTCTGTGTACCACAATGTTGAAATCGGTGAACAATGCCTTATTCAATCAGGGGCTGTTATAGGCTCTGATGGTTTTGGTTATGCCAATGATCGCGGTAATTGGATTAAAATCCCTCAGTTAGGCACGGTAATGATTGGTGATCGTGTTGAAATAGGTTCCTGTACTACTATAGATCGTGGTGCTCTGGATAACACTGTCATCGGTAATGGTGTTATCATTGACAACCAATGCCAAATTGCTCACAACGTCACAATTGGTGATAACACTGCAATAGCGGGTGGTGTCATTTTGGCGGGGAGCCTGAAAATTGGTCGTTATTGTATGATTGGTGGAGCCAGTGCCATAAACGGGCATATGGAAATATGTGATAAAGTAACCGTGACTGGTATGAGCATGGTGATACGCCCTATTACTGAGCCGGGTATATATTCATCTGGTATACCAGCACAGCAGAATAAAGTTTGGCGTAAGACTGCTGCTTTGGTAATGAATATTAACGAAATGAATAAGCGGCTTAAATCTATGGAACGCCAGCTTGAAGGTGACAGCAAGTAA